TCAACTGGGCCACTGAGAGCTAGCGTAGCATCTATGGACTCACGGCGCACGTGCCGCCCATCGGCCACCGCGCGACCTCGTCGGTACCACGCGTGAGTCgtcttttccttttttgctCTACTCCTGATTTTTACCATCAACCATATGGCCATATGGGTTCGTTCAAATTCTGTGTACTACGGGCCCTAATTAAAATGACTTTATATCCCACTAAAAAAATGACATCATATTCGGTTCAACAAACCAGCGCTGATgtgttcaataaaaaaaaaaggctgaaGGTATCATCGAGGCAAGTTATATATACGATCGATACAGTACAGCTTTGCCAACTCGATCCAACTAAATTACTCAGGAACAAGTTATACACATACACCCCCATTCTCCCGTCGTGCGGTGAATTCGCGATCAAAGATGCAAGAGCAGCAGCAGGACTTCAAGAACGTCTTCTGTATGGAGGGTGGCCAGGGCGAGTCCAGTTACATCAACAACAGCCAATCTCAGGTAATTAACAAATTAAGCAAGACTAATTAGCTAAGTAATACAAGCATAACTATATGCAATTAGAGGTGGCTATTAATTACTATTCCCTCTGTCCCAagatataagcatttttggacTTCGACATAATTTTCGAGATGCTATTTTAACTAACAAATATCTATAAAGTtaagattttttaaataaaaagagttgcatattatgatagctTGTTTAATGATTAATCTAGTAATATCAATTTtaaatgattgatcttttttatttttagtgatTAATAGTAAAgttgaaaatgtttgacttagcattattttaaaagtaattatattttgggacggagagtaTTAGTAAGATTGCTACGCCTGATCGAGCAAAGTAAAACTGCCGGTGCAGTCCCGAAACCTGAAAATGATGCTGTACGCCCTTGAGGAGACACTGGACAAGATCCAGCTCCCTCGTCACCGTCCGGGGAACAAGCCGCTACTGACGGCCGCCGACCTGGGATGCTCATGCGGCCAAAATACTCTCCTGATCGCGGACGTGATCGTCGACCACATGACCGACAAATCCTTCGGCAGcaaggacgacgacggcctGGAATTCTGCTTCTACTTTTCCGACCTCCCGAGCAACGACTTCAACACCCTATTTCACCTCCTCCCACAGCAAGCTGCTGCCGCGGGCAGAGATGGGCGGCAGAGCCGGCGctacttcgccgccgccgtacctGGCTCTTTCCATGATCGCCTGTTCCCCGAGCGATCCATCAACGTGTTCACCTCCACCTTCTCATTGCACTGGCTCTCACAGGTACGCTGTATAATATACAGTTTAGGTTTTTTTTAGAGTACATCAAATTAATCATAATGAATCGGGAGTAGATTCTAATCCGTCGAGGGGAGATATCCCCTCGTGtacctttttcttttaaattcgatgcaaatggttgtgaaaaattttaaaaaaaattgacaatatagAGTATAGCGATAtctactagtccaccaaaaataaatttcaaattcGACCTACatatcgagaaaaaaaaagacaaattcagatATGAACATTATATTACTATTCATAtactaaatttgtctttttttaaatCTCAACGTGTGAATTGAGTTTGGatttaagattttgtggagttgtataGATATATAGTATGAGTGTTGCCaattttttccagaatttttcataaccgtttagatggttTTGAAGTAAATGAGGGACATCCCCTTTGAGGaatcaaaatagtttccccaATGAATCCTCCATTTTGTGTTGATCTTCAGACTAACTAGCATATCTTCTCACCCAATTTTGCGTGGAGATAAATATATTGTACATCTTTTCAGTAGAATTTGATATGTATACAATTTTTGCTTCAGTTTCCAATCAGTGGTGTGAACGTAGGATTCTGAGCGTGTGTATTCAAGATTTTCACagtgaaattaaaaaaaacattttcttttGCGAAcgcaatttttttcttttaaaaaaagaagggatAGCACACAAGTACTactgaaaattaaaaaaacgtTTGTGTTACTAATGAAAATATGTGTTAAATTAGGAAGATAGTACAGAAAAGAAAATCGTTTGTGTTACTAATGAATATGGATTATATTGATTTCAATGTGTTGTTCAATCTGAGAAAAATTCTTGCACGTTATACATGTAGTTAAGTATGGTTGGGATCAAAGTGAGCTACTCGACTGGTAAAATTCAGGTTTTGACTCGAGCAGTTAATGATCGAGTAGGATCATTAAGTTCAATATTTCGATCATTTGCTTAGTCAGCTACCTTGAGCTAATTTGTGAGTTACTTGTGTAGCTCGTTTAGCTTGTGACGTGTTGAAATTAAAAGTCCACTCCACATGCTAGATAGTGTCACGTATGACACAAGCAGCTCACAAACCACTTATTATAGTACAACCTTATATTGTCATGATACATAGCACGTCGGCCATAACTCCAATTACATAGGCCTATAAATCATACCAAATGTAAATttaaagggagtatatatatctatctaacgTTCTATAGAAATTCccccaaaaaaatttaaaatgtaaATTAATACGATACATTATAGTACAATAACAATGTAAGTACACATGTACCTAGAATATACTCCCTtcagtttcattttaattgatgctttggacaatgacacgctctacaagatatacttttgaccttatttttctattataatatatacaataaataaatgcatgtttacttttattatagtgttttgaaaagacaaatctatatatgtttttctagtttctttaaactaaatatttttaaagttattgatggttaaagttataaaagtttaacctcaaccttgtcaaaaacatcaattaatatagaaccagAGGAAGTAAGCGgtatgtaaataaaaaaaaaagttgcactAGCTCAGTAGGGGGACGCACGCAGGAGCTATTGGTGGTTGCGAGCTAGTTCGATCGACGCCCACCTCACGCAATACGCTTTGGTTTTTAACCCATCCAACGGTCAGGGATCTTAAAGCCCATCGGATATGACGaacaatataaaatattaattttctcccaaaatttatgtcaaattaTAAAAAGCAAATCCTAAATTTAAAatcactagaaaaaatacccgtgcgttgcggCGGGTGaaagctattttaattttattattgttatacagtttaattaaggtgaaattcactatTAGAATTCGCttaaaatcatgagctgtaattAGAGTCCGATCGCCTCAAGTTAGCATACgagttttttttacaaagatttcttatatgactcttctgtgtttccaaaagcaaacataATAAACGACTCAAATAataatatgtatttccaaaagtgaacgaacttGAAAACCGACTTATACACAGATGATGTActaaagtaccggcaaaaacgtcttcaatttttataataataaagATGTATTGCGTcgtagcaagtttaatagtttcAATGAGTCTACTCGAATTTCTTAGCGAACTAAGCTGGGCTCATTTTTAACTTGTTATGTTAACGAGTTGAGCGAGTCGGCTCATTAACTCAACCAATTTTCGGCAGTCAAGCTACGGTTCGAGTTAGCTTATCAACCACCCTTAAATGTAAGCAATAAGTGAAGAAGTTTAATTGGTTTAATTATTACACAGGTGCCGAAGAGAGTCGTCGACAAGCAATCGCCGGCATACAACAAAGGTAAAGTGTTCGTGCATGGTGCCTCTGAGGAGACGGGCACGGCATACCAACGACAATTCCGGTCTGACATGATGCGCTTTCTACACTGTCGTGCCGCCGAGATGAAGCCTGGTGGTGCCATTTTCATTGTCAGCCTTGGCCGCCTATCATCCACCCGCGGCCCCACGGAGCAAGGCTACATCTATGAAGTGTATTGCAGCATGTTCGAGGACTCATTGCGTGATCTCATCGAAGAGGAGATGGTCGATGGCGAGAAGATGGACAACTTTAACGTCCCCCTTTACGCTGCTACAGTAGAGGAGTTCAAGGAGGCTGTGGACGCCGACGGCTCGTTTAAGATCAACCAGTTGGAGCTCGTGATGGGAAGCCCTCCCGTCGTGGATGATCCCGCTAACCGCGGCGTGGTCGGGCGCATGGTAGCGAACTACATGCGTGCCCTCTTTGGGCCACTCGTCAACACGCACATCGGCGGGGCGATGGCTGACGAGCTGTTCATCCGGATGCAGTGCCGCGCAGAAATACGTGCCGAGGAGCTTGTGGATGAAATGTGCTTCGCCCATATTCTATGCTCGCTTTCACTGGTGTAATGGAATTTACAAATGTATTATTGGATGGTCTTTATATGAAAACTAGGTCTATTTTATGTGGAACTCTTCATATCTTGAGCATAATAAAAGTTATTCTGGATAAAATTGTTGGTTGTCTTATAAAATTTGGGCCCCATATATTAGCCGATCTTAATGGATATATTTCGTGGGAAACTCTTCATTGTTTTAGGCATAATAAACGGCCTTTTGGTTGGGTAATTCAATTTACCCAAGTTTGACACAAATTTTTGGCTAACTTGTCTAAGGTATGACTAATAAAATTAGAACCACTCGTTAGCTAGCATGAGGCACTCCTGCCACACTTTTTTATCTCAATGACATATGTGGACTATGTAATGGAGAATAAATCTTACCATAAATATGGTTATGAACTAAACAATCATCTATTAAACTTGTCTAACTTAATTAAGAGATATGACAACACTAAGTAAGTTGTGGGTGTCAACTAAACAGTACCTAAAGAGTAGACCGTGAACATTATTTGGCCTGTACGAGTTCCGATCCTGTACGACTGAGGTGATATGTATGCATGCAGGGGCGCGTCATGCATGCGTTGGGTGTGCCGCCGCACGTAGATCTCGTGGAAGTAGAAGCGAAGGCTTTTGCATTGCCATCGCGGGATTGCGCGGGAGCCGGAGCAGGAAGGGAAAcaaccgtttttttttttgacaaattgaacctttttaaaaacttatttcgaaactaacccctaccaaaaacttcaacaaaaaataaactgtCGGCTCCACGCCAAGCtcattggcgctgaggttgggcgTGTCAGCGCCAAAGGTCATGGCGCTGACctcgtgccaccgtggcggccgaGCCGATCCCCCCGCCGACGTGGCATCTACCTCAGCGCCAAGCACATCGGCGCTGAGCTGGCTAACTTCAGCGCCCACCCgtcggcgctgaggtgggacttagCCTTTTCGGCCGAGTCCCGACCCAGCAGGCCTTCTGTCTGGCTTGCGTGAGGGGGGGAGGACCTCAACGCCAGCGGAAATGGCGCTGAGACTAGGAAGGTCAGCGCACTACATCCCCACCCACAAATCAACATGAACCAAATGGAGCAAGATTAATATGTATCTTCCGCACTACATCCCCACCCACATTATCCAATTAACATCCCAATCCGAGCCAATAATTATCAAACCACGGTTGGAACCAAAACAATGCGAAATATCCAATAAAACATGGGGGGAAATTAGAGTTTCTAGAGGAGTTTACCTTCTCAATCGATCCCCAAATCAATCCCGACGAAATCCCCTTCGATTTGAGTGGATTTGGGGGAGATTTGGTGAGGGGAGAAGAGAGGGCGACGAACCC
This window of the Oryza sativa Japonica Group chromosome 4, ASM3414082v1 genome carries:
- the LOC107276179 gene encoding indole-3-acetate O-methyltransferase 1; the protein is MMLYALEETLDKIQLPRHRPGNKPLLTAADLGCSCGQNTLLIADVIVDHMTDKSFGSKDDDGLEFCFYFSDLPSNDFNTLFHLLPQQAAAAGRDGRQSRRYFAAAVPGSFHDRLFPERSINVFTSTFSLHWLSQVPKRVVDKQSPAYNKGKVFVHGASEETGTAYQRQFRSDMMRFLHCRAAEMKPGGAIFIVSLGRLSSTRGPTEQGYIYEVYCSMFEDSLRDLIEEEMVDGEKMDNFNVPLYAATVEEFKEAVDADGSFKINQLELVMGSPPVVDDPANRGVVGRMVANYMRALFGPLVNTHIGGAMADELFIRMQCRAEIRAEELVDEMCFAHILCSLSLV